The genomic interval AAACTCAATTCGGATATCATATTATGCAATTGCATACTGTTAAAGGGAATATCAGAGAAGTATCTCATATTTTATTACAACCTCAAATTCCTGAAGATAAATTAAAAGAAACAGAAGCAAAAGTTGAAAAAATTAAGCAAGAAATTAAAGACGGTGAAATTACTTTTGAAGAAGCAGTAAAAAAATATTCTGAAGATAAAGCAACAAAATTTAATGGTGGAGTTATTATTAACCAAAGTACAGGTGAAACTACTTTTGATTTAACCAGAATGGATCCAGCTTTGTATGCACGTGTAAATAATTTACAAAAAACAGAAATTTCTGATGTTTTTTATGATGAAACTAGAGAAGGAGAGAAGATGTATAAGTTTTTGTATATGAAAGATAGAACCAATACACATACTGCAGATTTAGTAGATGATTATGTGAAGATTCAGCAATTAGCTTTACAAAAGAAAAAACAAGAGACTATTAGAAAATGGTCTAACGAAAAAATTAATGACACGTATATTAAATTAAATAACAACCATAAAAAATGTACGTTTGAAAGAAACTGGAAAAAGGAAATTAATTAATGTCAGACGTAGCAGCAGTAAATAATTTAGTAGAAAAATACTCCCAATTAAAAACTGAAATTAGTAAAATAATAGTAGGTCAAGAAGAGGCGGTAAACTTTGTTTTACTATCTATATTTTGTGGCGGTCACTCTTTGTTAGTTGGTGTACCAGGTTTAGCTAAAACTTTATTGGTTAATACCGTTTCTGATGCTTTAGGTTTAGATTTTAAACGTATTCAGTTTACACCAGATTTAATGCCTTCAGATATTTTAGGTAGTGAGATACTAGATGAAAAACGTCAGTTTTCTTTTATTAAAGGGCCTATTTTCACTAATATTATTTTAGCGGATGAAATTAATAGAACGCCACCAAAAACGCAAGCAGCTTTATTAGAGGCTATGCAAGAGCGTTCTGTAACAATAGCTGGAAAACATTATAAATTAGACTTACCATTTTTTGTATTGGCAACTCAGAATCCTATTGAACAAGAAGGTACGTACCCTTTACCAGAAGCGCAGTTAGATAGATTTATGTTTTCTATTAATTTAGACTACCCTTCTTTTGCTGAAGAAGTACAAGTAGTAAAAAATACAACATCAATAAATTCTCAAGAAATTATTTCGTTGTTTTCTGCTGAAGAAATTATTGAAATTCAAAAATTAATAAGAAAAATCCCTGTAGCTGATAATGTTATAGAATACGCTGTTTCTTTGGTTGGTAAAACAAGACCAAAATCTACAGAAGCTACCGACTTTGTGAAACAGTATTTAGATTGGGGAGCAGGACCAAGAGCATCACAAAATTTAATTTTAGGAGCTAAGGCTCATGCAGCAGTTAGAGGGAAATTTTCCCCAGATATAGAAGATGTGAAAGCAGTTGCTATTCCAATTTTATCACATAGAATTGTAAAAAACTACAAAGCTGAAGCTGAAGGTATTTCTGTTGCTGATATTATTAATACTTTACTTTAAGCTTCTTCTTTCTCAAAGAAACTAAAAACATTACTTCCATAACGTTTATCGTAACTGTGTTTTGGGTGATTACTTAAATCTGTATGTTTAGAGTGTTCAATAATTAAAACACCTTCTTCATTTAAAATATTTCTTTCAAAAACTACATCAGCTATTTTAATAAACTGACTTTCTTCAAAATCATAAGGTGGGTCAGCAAAAATAATATCAGCAGTTAATGGTGTTCTCTCTATGAATTTATAGACATCATTTTTATACGTGTTAATTGGAAAGTCAAATTCCTTAGAAGTTTCGGAAATATATTTTATACATCCAAAATGTGCGTCAATAGCATAAATGTCTTTTGTACCTCTTGAAGCAAATTCATAACTTATATTTCCGGTGCCAGAAAATAAATCTATTACAGAAATCGAATCAAAATAGTAGTGGTTGTTTATGATGTTAAACAATGCCTCTTTAGACATATCTGTAGTTGGACGTACTGGGAGTTTTTTTGGAGCACTTAGGCGCCTTCCTTTATATTTTCCTGATATGATTCGCATTAACTTAAAAGGATATAATTATTGTGGTTAGAATGAGGTATTGTGTCGAAAATTGAATTCGTGTTTTCTATAAAATCAACTTTTCTAATATAATCGTAAGTACTATTATAAATTTCTGATTCTGTATCAATATCACCTAAAAGTATAAGCTGAATAGTATCTGTGTCTAATTTTAGTTGTTCTGCAACAAATAAAATATAGTAGATAAAATCTTCTTTAGTTTCAAAAGAAAAGCAATTCGCAAGAATTAATTTATTGTTTTCAATAACAACAATATCAAGATTTTTTGGATGAACATTAACATACATCACTTTTTCTTCGCTTTTATTATTTGAAATTAGCTTGTCAATTAATACTGATAAATGATGTTTAAATTCAAAAGTTCCAAAATTTTGAAATATAAAGTTGTTAATATTTACATACGGAACATAAACATTTTTAGCTTCTATTTCCTTCAAATCATCAAAAACTAACAAATCATTTGCAAGTATTTTTATGTTGTGTTGTAAATATTCTTTTAGATTATTTTCATCAAAATACTCATTAGGTACTAGCGAAAATAAGTTGTTGGTATGAATTGCTGTAATAGTAGCAAAGTCTTGTTGTAAAATGTTGTTTTCCTTAAAAGTGGCAGCTAATTTATCTAATAAGATATTAGGTGTCGCTATTGTTTTGTCAAAAGAAAAACTTTCAAAATGGAGTGTTTCTTTAGTTGCGCTGTTTTTAACACAAAAAGAAAATCCATCCAAACTGAATTGGATGGATACTATATTTTTATTAGTAGTTTCTATACTATTCGTCTTTTTTTGCACTTGCTTTATCGTAAGAAGGCGGCCAATTTCCACCAGTACTAACTTCTTCTAAAGAACCTACAGAAACAAATTCTCCTTTAATCTCATCAGCTACAATAGCTTCTAGTTCTTGTTTTACTAATGAAGGATCCATTCCTTTTAATATTGATGCTTTATCTGTTTTTGCTTCGAAAGTAGGAACTTTTAATCCTGCTACTTTCTCAACCATACCAACAGTTAAGTCGAATTCTTTACCTGCTACACCAGGTACTTTAAACATGTTTTTGTAATCTTTACCATCAAAATCTTTTACAACTGGTTTGTAACCAATAGTATCTGTTACTTTTTTCTCTACTTCTTTTGTAATTCCACCACCAGTATTGATAGTTTCAACAACATTTTTTGTTTCAGTAACAGCAAATTGAGCAGTATCTATAAATTGAATTAATGCATTCTTATCTTTAGCGTAAGTTCCATTTACTTCATAGTGAGCTAATTGAGCGTCTCTAATAATTTTTAGGCTATTAATAACCTTAGCGAACTTTACTTTTTTGTCTTTATTAAATTCAATGGGTCCCATAACGCCATTATAAATTTTAAAAACTAAAAATATTGATAATAACAGTAATAATAAAGATGCTATCCATCTTAATTTAAGAGGTAAATATTTTACTACTACATATGCTAATAAAACTGCAACTAGAACAGCTCCTATAATCCAAATTAATAATCCCATTTTTATGTATGTTTTTAATATGCTTCTCGCAAATCTACAATTTTTTTTTAATGATAAAAACTTTTATTTATAAATCAATGTATCTTTGGTACTTTAGAATTTTTATGATAAAAATACCAAACGATTTTTATAAGGAAATCAATAAAAATTTTCCTCATAACCCAACAGTAAAACAACATGAATTACTACATCTTTTGTCAGAATTTATTTTTAAAGAAGATAATCAATCATTGTTTTTACTTAAGGGATATGCTGGTACAGGTAAAACTACAATAATTAGTACAGTAGTTAATAACTTGTGGCGTGCAGGTAAAAAGGCGGTATTGTTAGCGCCAACTGGTAGAGCTGCAAAAGTAATTTCTGTGTATTCTAAAAAGCAAGCTTTTACAATTCATAAAAAAATATACTTTCCAAAAAAACAAAGTAACGGAAATGTAGCTTTTGTTTTACAACCCAATAAACATACAAATACTATTTTTATTGTTGATGAAGCTTCTATGATTCCGGATAAACCGCAAAATGGAAAGTTGTTTGAAAAAGGATCTTTATTAGACGATTTAATTTCATATGTGTATTCTGGGAAAAATTGTAAAATTATTTTTATTGGAGATACGGCACAATTACCACCTGTAAAATTGAATGTTAGTCCAGCATTAGAAGTAGATAGGTTAAGGATAGATTATAACAAGACAGTTCAAGAAATTGAATTAGATGAGGTTATGCGTCAACATGAGAATTCTGGAATTCTTGTAAATGCAACACATTTAAGATTGCATGTACAGAATGATTCAACACAATTTCAGTTTAATATTAATTTTCCAGATATTATTAGATTAGAGGATGGATATGATATAGAAGATGCAATAACCTCTGCTTATGATAATGAAATTGGGGTAGAAGATACTGCAATTATTGTACGTTCAAATAAAAGAGCCAATCAATACAATGAGCAAATTCGAGTAAGAATTAGAGGGCAAGAAAATGAAATTTCTTCGGGAGATTATGTCATGGTTGTAAAGAATAATTATTATTGGCTAAAAGATTCTTCTACAGCTGGATTTATTGCCAATGGCGATATTTGTGAAGTGCTACGGATTAATTCGATTAAAGAATTATACGGATTTAAATTTGCTGAAGTAGAGCTTAGAATGATTGATTATCCAGACATGCATCCTTTTGAAACCGTTTTATTACTCGATACTTTAACGAGTGAAAGTCCTTCACTTACTTATGAAGAATCCAATAAATTATACGAAGCTGTAAAAGAAGATTTTGCACATGAAAAATCGAAGTACAAGCAATTTATGGCGATTAAAAAGAATAAATATTTTAATGCTTTACAGATTAAGTTTTCTTATGCAATGACTTGTCATAAATCTCAAGGAGGACAATGGA from Lutibacter sp. Hel_I_33_5 carries:
- a CDS encoding RsmD family RNA methyltransferase, which gives rise to MRIISGKYKGRRLSAPKKLPVRPTTDMSKEALFNIINNHYYFDSISVIDLFSGTGNISYEFASRGTKDIYAIDAHFGCIKYISETSKEFDFPINTYKNDVYKFIERTPLTADIIFADPPYDFEESQFIKIADVVFERNILNEEGVLIIEHSKHTDLSNHPKHSYDKRYGSNVFSFFEKEEA
- a CDS encoding MoxR family ATPase — protein: MSDVAAVNNLVEKYSQLKTEISKIIVGQEEAVNFVLLSIFCGGHSLLVGVPGLAKTLLVNTVSDALGLDFKRIQFTPDLMPSDILGSEILDEKRQFSFIKGPIFTNIILADEINRTPPKTQAALLEAMQERSVTIAGKHYKLDLPFFVLATQNPIEQEGTYPLPEAQLDRFMFSINLDYPSFAEEVQVVKNTTSINSQEIISLFSAEEIIEIQKLIRKIPVADNVIEYAVSLVGKTRPKSTEATDFVKQYLDWGAGPRASQNLILGAKAHAAVRGKFSPDIEDVKAVAIPILSHRIVKNYKAEAEGISVADIINTLL
- a CDS encoding DUF3822 family protein; this translates as MQKKTNSIETTNKNIVSIQFSLDGFSFCVKNSATKETLHFESFSFDKTIATPNILLDKLAATFKENNILQQDFATITAIHTNNLFSLVPNEYFDENNLKEYLQHNIKILANDLLVFDDLKEIEAKNVYVPYVNINNFIFQNFGTFEFKHHLSVLIDKLISNNKSEEKVMYVNVHPKNLDIVVIENNKLILANCFSFETKEDFIYYILFVAEQLKLDTDTIQLILLGDIDTESEIYNSTYDYIRKVDFIENTNSIFDTIPHSNHNNYILLS
- a CDS encoding ATP-dependent RecD-like DNA helicase yields the protein MIKIPNDFYKEINKNFPHNPTVKQHELLHLLSEFIFKEDNQSLFLLKGYAGTGKTTIISTVVNNLWRAGKKAVLLAPTGRAAKVISVYSKKQAFTIHKKIYFPKKQSNGNVAFVLQPNKHTNTIFIVDEASMIPDKPQNGKLFEKGSLLDDLISYVYSGKNCKIIFIGDTAQLPPVKLNVSPALEVDRLRIDYNKTVQEIELDEVMRQHENSGILVNATHLRLHVQNDSTQFQFNINFPDIIRLEDGYDIEDAITSAYDNEIGVEDTAIIVRSNKRANQYNEQIRVRIRGQENEISSGDYVMVVKNNYYWLKDSSTAGFIANGDICEVLRINSIKELYGFKFAEVELRMIDYPDMHPFETVLLLDTLTSESPSLTYEESNKLYEAVKEDFAHEKSKYKQFMAIKKNKYFNALQIKFSYAMTCHKSQGGQWKTIFVEQPYLPEGISTEYLRWLYTAVTRAQEKLYLIGFKDDYFES